The window AGGATGCAACATTTATACTTCATTTCACTGGATCTACCTTACATAAGTTTCCATGGTTCCTTCGGTGTAGTTGCGTCTAGGTAATGTTATTTGTTGAATAAATTTGCTCATGACCTGTTTTGATGATGGGAGAACTCCTGCGGGGCGACATTTGTTTGCAATgatattgtttttgttcttcttatttgtgtttttttgttttgttaataTATTCTTTTGGGTTTTTAAGTTCCAAATGTTATGCAAAATTATCCTAGAGCATTCTCTGTTTGAGTGTCATGTTCTTATTTTTGTATGTGGAAGTCACATCATTGCACTTGGATATGCATTTTGTTCATATATCTGTGCTGGTTGTACTTGTGGCCAACAACTATTCATTGGATACAAGATGTGGAAGCACTAATAAACTGCAGCCAATAAATGGAAGAACATAACAGCAAGTCGAAAAACTCAAAGAGATTAGAGAGAGTGGCTTTTAGTATTAATCCGAGTAACTCTGAGAGATTACAGATTAGAGAGAGTCTGGTCCAGAGCAGACATCATTGTTTCTTTGAGAAGAGTAGAAATTATGCAGCGAGTAAAACGTGACCTTTCATAAAAACTTCTATAGTTAGTATGGGTTGTAATAGTGTCTTACTGCCTTGATCTTTGACCTCAACTACTATGCTAAACATATTTATGGCGTCTGTGATGCCTTAGTTTGTGTTTAAGTTTTGGGAGGCCTCTGCTGAGGAAAAGTTGCTGTCAATTTCCATATTCACCTTTGTGAACAGGACGAAGCTATATGGTCGAAAATATGACTCAAAGTCAAAATTTGCTTCGGGTAGCAAGTTCGAATGTGCCATTCTTGTAATTTTTTTGAATCTTCTCGTTAGAATTCCTGACTCTGCCACTACTTTTGAAGTTTCAAATTGCAGCTTTGGATCTCTCTTTCAGTTATGCATCTTACGGTTTTCAATCTGAACTAGCATCTTTTCATTGCAACTTGTTGGTTGATGAGTTTTGGGTTATATAAATAGCAAATATGGTGACAGTCTAAATCAAAAAGTAAGTGAAATCTTGCTCCTAAGAATAAATTCGTGGAAAAAGAGCAATGAATTCTCTTTTTTGGCCTGCTTTGATAACTTTAACGTATAATCTATTTTACAGTCTTGTCTTATGCCCTTCTGCGCGTTTGCTGACTTATTGTAGTGCAAATTAGTCACTGGTTTTCTTCTATTTTGTATCAAATATTAAGATATTGACAGAAACGGAGCTATAATTTAAAGTGTATGAGTTCTAAATTATAAATACAGGGTCTCGAAAAAAGTCACCGGGTTTTCTTCTACTGTAGCTCTATTGTAGCTCCGCCCTGACTACATATGAAAGTTTTCTTCTTAACAAGCGCATAAGGCCACTCCATGTGAATGCAAGTTGGTCTcactaaaaactaaaaacaagaaAGTAGGACAACAACCACATACCTTGTCTGTCGGCTTGTTGGAGACTCCAAGTTTGAACTTTTGGAAAGAACCAAAGCACAAATTGACAAAGAGAATGAAGTTCAAAACGTGGGACAACCCTagaatcaaaaattaaaaatcagattttgtttaaattgtcaaatatAAAATGTAAGAGGAAAACATGAAggaaaaaaatcaagaaagaagaattgaagaaggaagAAAGGTCTAACTTCTAAGGGAGAAAGAGCATACATTGATACACAACGAGAGTTGAAAGGTGTCTGGATTCGGCATATTGTGGTAGTAGCGCCAGCGATCAACAGAGGCAGAATCCTAGCTTTTTTGATTTGGGATTGAGAAGATGAGAAGACGTGTTTTTGTTCAGAGAAGGATTTGTTTATTAGAAAGAAAGgttttatgttttatttattgGAAAAGGGTCAAAATTGTCCTCAAACTATCGAAAATAGCTCAAATATACCCTCCTTTTATTTTTGGTACCAAATTTGTCCTCGTCGTCTAAAAATTGGACCATTATTGCCTTAAAAACTAACGGTTGCCACATCAGCTTTTGGACATATTTAAATATTATGGAAAAAGGATCAAAATTGCCCTCGAACTATCGAAAATAGCTCAATTATATACTCTGTTTGTGTTTGGTACCAAATATGTCCTTGACGTCTAAAAATTGGACCATTACTGCCCTAAAAACTAACGGTCGTCACATGAGCTCATGTGAACAATAAAAGTCTATTTCCAACAGACGGTCCTCCATCTTGACAAAAGTCCCCACGGATAAAATTTCTTTCTCCATTTTCATTCGTTGACTCATCTAAGTGTTGCTCCTTCCAAATAATTAAAGTTACACCAATCTTATTATGAGAAATTTAGTTGGGCTATTCTTAAGATTCacaaatatgtaaaaaaaaaaaaaaaaaaatcaatatacTACACAagaaataaaataccaacttttaTCATTTAAAATCAGAAATCTTATCACAAAAATGGTGGAGAACAACAAAAGTTGCATATTGCAGTACTCCCATGGCTAGCTATCCAAGCTCATAGCTCAAAAAGGTCACAAATTAGTTGCAGAGATATATCCTTTTAAAAACAACTCTCATAAAAAACTCGAAAACCATTAGAATGAGACCATCATCTAAAATACTATACCCTTCCACTTCTAGCCTTCATCaacagaaaggaaaagaagactGACCGCAAATAAGACCTAGACCCAAAATCTCATAAAAAGATACACTTTTTAGACACCACCTAATCCTTCCCCTCCTCACCTGCCTAGCTAGCAGGCCACCTGAAGTGTTTCACTGCACCTTCACGGGAAATGCAGCAAACCCTCGCAGAAAATGGGTTCTTGCGGGTGGAGAAGGTTTTTTTTTTGGTCATGTTGTATTGGCATGTCAACATGAttataatatttaaataggtCCAAAAGCTGATGTGACAGCCGTTAGATTTTAGGGCAAGGACATTTTTGGTACCAAACACAAACAAAGGATATAATTGAGCTATTTTCGATAGTTCGAGGGCAATTTTGACCCTTTTCCGTAATATTTAAGTATGTCCAAAAGCTGATGTGGCAACCGTTAGTTTTTTTTGGCAATAATGGTCCAATTTTTAGATGGCGAGGACAAATTTGGTACCAAAAACAAACGGAGGGTATATTTGAGCTATTTTCGATAGTTCGGGGACAATTTTGACCATTTTCCGTTTATTTATTAAAAAGTATAAATGTTAGTTTAAAGGAAGGCACAGTGTCGTTTGGACTTTGGAGTTTTTCGGAATTACGATATCGTTTAATTTATgctttcttaaaaaataaaattgtaaaaaataataaaatagctCACTGCTTTCAATGTGATTCGAACACGCGCCTTCTCCAAGCGAACCCAGAACTCTTATCATTGAACCCAGAGCCCTTTTGTTACTAGGTTCGGCATGATATATTTATATAGAATCAGTAAATTTTTCAATACAAATAAAAAGTCACTGGGTTCGCCGGAACCCGCACCCTCTACCGTAGCTCCGCCCCTAGATATTGATCCCTTGTTTAGTGACAGAGGCAGCTGTTGGAACTTCTATTTGATACAGAGTGGCTGTGCATTGACAATTAGCAACTCCATTTTATATAAATACCATAAACATCTTTATGTTTATTATATTATGCTTATATATGTAAAGTGTGCAACTTATTTGTCACTCTTATTATTGGATTGATTTGGTACTGGAGTTGCTCATATATAAGTGTGAGCATTTTTGTATCCTTGTTAACTAGTCCATCAAAACATTAACGTGTATAACACGACAGCTTTTTAAATGTGAATAACATAAACCCATTTGGGCTAAACTCAAATTGATTACTTGGCGAGCTGATAGAGCATCCCAAATCTACTGGGAATGTTATAAAAAGTCTCATGCCTCCCCAAGAGCCTACTGTAACGAAATACAGACCATTTGACTTTTAGGAAAAAACCCCAATACATATAGGAACTGTAAACGGTCTTCATCATCCCCAAGCACCACAACTAATTCAGAAGTTCATATCATTGGGTTTAGAGAGCTTTAGGGATGACACAAATTTAATTAAACAGCTCTCACCTTCTGTGAGTATCAAGCTCAATAATCAACTTCGTTTAACCTCAAACCTCTCTCAATTTCTTCAGAGCGCATTCACCGATGTATCAAAAATTACATATTAGAAACTTCTATTTTTGATGAATTAAGCATTAGAAACTTAGATGTACAGAACTCAAAATCTTATCTACAACAGAGGAAACCCCAAAGCGAACCACAGTTCTGCAACTATGAAGTCAGTTCAGTTTAGTATTCCTTCACAAAAACAAAGGCCATCAGGAAAAAGATCTAGACTCCATGTACTACATGTATCTTCATGATAGCATAGTATCACAGATTCTCAACAATGTCAGCCAGTATCAATTCGCATCAAACATTAAGCATCCCCGACTATTTATGAAGAAGGGTTTAGCATGCACCACATCCCCAAATCTACTTGTGAATACTCAACATGAAAATGCATGCAACCCACAGCAATAGGCTATCACTGACGAGATGCATAAACATATAAGAGATAAAGGTTCACAAATCATTCATCCTCAGACAGAATTGCACATCTTCTTTACTGCattaaaccttaaactgatcATACAGTTATATAACTGAGGGTAACCAAGCAGGGTGACTCATGAGATAGGAAAGGTGTTCTTGCAAATACAGCATGCCAAGCGGGGCGGTTGTAACCCAGTACCAGTAATATTTGTCACTTATCAGTCACCTCTTTGCATGATGCTATAGACCTTGCTGAGTTTGAGAACATACAGTGCTCTCTCAGAAAATAAATTAACAGGATACAGAATTACTATCGAGTCAACCTAAAGATCTTCCAATTTCTACACTTAGCGAAGGAATATGCACCTCAGGACTATGTTATCTACTCCTGTCACATGCATGCAAGCTCAATCCAGTAAggcaaatgataaaatcaacacAATATCTGATTCTTTCTAGTCAAAATGATAATAAATTGTATTCACAACCATCCCGGTGCAATGTTATAGGGCTTCACCCAATATCAAACACTTCTGCAGTAGTCCAAAGCCATGCATGATAAACTAAGAGTCGCACTTCATACTTTCTTAAATTTATCAACTATGATATCTCCTCCCACTACAAAAATGAAGAGAGCCCTCAGAATTCATACAATATCACTAaattttcatattatcatatttcACAAAAGATACAGTGTCAAAAAAAGTGGACGGCCAATCAAACTACTACAACTAATTAGTTTGACATGATAAACTCAAGCTTATAATAAACCAAATGCAACAATTCTTATTTTCTTCCCACACTAAAGGTATCTTCTTTTTATGAATCCCTACCTAAATGAGTGGTCTTAAGATGATGCCGAATTGTCTATACACTATCAACAAGCACACAATAATGCAAAGATACAAATGTCATAAGCTCGTCAGATAGAAGCAAATTGACTACACAATCACAGGAGAATAAAATGTACATTAAAGCTGTTCAATTTTGAGTGAGCATCAAATAAAACTTCACATACTATATCATGTTACATCAATATCCCCACTTCTGTACTAACACAAGAATTTTTAGTTTCTCAATTACCCACGCGCCTTGAGCTCAGCCAGACGTCTGGACAGATCATCCTCATTAACTTTCTCCTCGTTCTTAGAAGATATAGCATGGGCAGCTGGTTGTGGAAGCCCCACAGACACCTCGAGCCCATAATCATCAGCCACCTGCTGCATCAGGCTGCCGACCTGGTCCTCTGGAGTTGACAGGGAAGTACTTCCAGCCATAGAACTCTCCATAAACTCAGCTTGAACCTCCATATTAACAAATTGACGCTCGAATGAATCCATTGTCTCCGACATCTTCTGTAAATTCCCTGTGTTGAGAGATGATTCTAGTGATTTCACGATCGACGACATTGACTTGCTAATAGTCGCCATCTTCGCCTGCGTACACAGACATATCCCAATTTCAAGAAAGTAAAGAAACCTCttaatatatatacacactaaaaTATCTTAAAACTTACAATCGAGATATTACATATGTAGTCCAGGATCAATATTACacgttctttatttatttttaatttacgACATATAATGTGTGCACATACATATCGGAATTTCAGACAGTAAATATACTATTTTAAAAAGTTTTCTCTAAATTTAATATCTAATTATTATCAGATATTTTACAATATTTGTATATAGACAGTCCTGGGTCGAAACTACACATATTATGCACAAATATAAACTTAATTTCAAATATTACATAATATATTCCGAGATCGAGATAGTGAAATGCAAGTTTTCGACAGCTTATATTTCGGATCGGTGTTTTACCTGAGTATCGAGGCGAGCGACAACGGCGTCAAGGCGAGAGGAGAGACGAAGATAGTTCATCTGTTCGCTGCGCTTGCGGATGGCGTTTTCGGCGTAAATTCTAGCGCCGTCCATGTTTCCTTTCTCAATAGCCTTCTTGACCTTAAGCTTCTCCGCTTTTTCGTCCTTCTCACATTTTCGGGCTTGGCGTTGAAGGCTCTTCGATGTGAACTTCAGCTCCATGATCTGATTCATCAATTTCTCAGCGTTCCCCATTTTCTTAGATTTGATGAAAGAGCCTTTCGATTTAGTGATTTATCGAGAGGAAATCGATTGTTTTCACAAATTTTCCCCTTGGATCAATATAAGCTAGGGTTTGTATTCCCTTCTCTTTTTCGATTTTGGATATGCAACTCACCTTGTAGGGCCAGGAACAAATGAAGCCGTTCGATCTCTGATCACGAATATGATGGGCCCAAAAAATATGACTTCAGCTTCGAAGCTTATTCTTACTCATTTTTGTACTAGGAtttaaaacaacaacaaacccatttTTGATCCCATAAATAGGGTcgggagagggtagtgtgtacgcaaaccttacccttaTCTCATAGagagagaggttatttccgatagaccatcggctcaagaaaCAGTGAAGATAAAGCAACCAAGTAGCAAAGAATATTAACAACAATGTACCATGGTAACAGGCGTGAATGTCACAGCATACATAATAAAGGACCATAaatagaaaattacaaaaatagtcatAGTACTACTGGTCGACCTAGGAGGAACACACTACTATCAACCTACAACCATAATCATTGAcatccacaccttcctatcgtgAGTCATATCTTCTGTAAGCTGAAGCAATGACATGTCTTGCCTAATTACCTCTCCCAAATACTTCTTAGGCTTACCCCTTCCCTTCCTTAAATCTGCCATggacaacctctcacacctcctgaccggagcatctatgtctctcctcttcacatgcccgaaccatttCAGTCTCGATTCCCGCAACTTGTCCTCTACAGATGCAACTCCtaccttgtccctaataacttcattcaTAATCATGTCTTTCCTAGTATGCCCACATATCTATCTCAATatcctcatttcagctactttcatcttctgtaCATGGGACTTCTTGACGGGTCAGCACTCAGctacatacaacatagtcggtctaactaccactctgtagaacttgcccttaagtcCAGGTGGCgtattcttatcacacaaaaacCCCGAGGCGAGCCTTTATCTCATCCACCCCGCTCCAATACGATAAGTAATTTTCTCGTCAATCTCCTCGTTGCCTTGAATAATAGAcctaagatacttgaaactatctcTTTTAGGGATGACCTGAGTACCAATCCTCACTTCCACTTCTTCTTCATGTATCCCAttactgaacttgcactccaagtacttAGTTTTTaacctactcaacttgaaacttttAGACTCTAGCGTTTGCCGCCAAACATCCAACTTAGCATTAACTCcgcctcgcgtctcgtcaatcaggactatgtcatcagcaaatagcatacaccatggcacctcttaTTGTATGTGTTGCGATATCACATCTAACGCTAAGGAAAACAAAAACGGGCTAAGAGTCGATCCTTGATGTAACCCATCTCCACTGCAAAATGATCTGAGTCTCCTCTCGCAATCCCCTCCCGGTCTTCGCTCcctcatacatgtccttaatctcCCTAATATACGCCGCCGGGACACCGCCAGCCTCCATACATCTCCATAGGACCTCTCTCGAGACTTTATCATAGGCCTTCTCTAGGTCGATGAATACCAAatgcaaatccttcttcctctccctatactgctccaccaaCCTCCTCACAAGGTGAATGGATTCTTTAATAGATCGTCTCGGCATAAATCCGAACTGGTTCTCGAAAATAGTAACATTACGCTGCACCCTcatctccaccaccctctcccaaactttcatagtatgactcagcaacttgatacccctatagttgttacagtcCTGGATATCACCTTTATTTTTATACAACGGGATCATCAAACTCCGACGCCaatcttcgggcatcttcttcatcctgaAAATGACATTAAACAAACTAGTAAGCTACTCTAAGCCTGCCCGACCCACTTCCTTCCAAAATTTCACTAGGATCTTGTCTGGCCTAATAGCCTTACACCTAGCACGATTCCTCTAACTCCCTGAATTCTCCAACTCACCTAGCACGATGTTCTTGTCCCCTTCCTCGTTCAAGAGCCTATGGAAGTACTCCTGTCATCTACGCGTGATACATGCCTCTTCCACCAAAACCTTACCATCTTCTTCCTTGCGTAGTATTTaagaaattgttataaaataaataaaccaaagataaatatatagagagagattgatatattattcaacttcaactAATGTACATAAAAAAGTGAAATCTCTATTTTATAGAAGAAAAGAATCAGTTGCGAGGTTTTTCAGGAAGCAACTGCGAGGCTTTTCTTGAGCTGCTTGTAAGAAGTCTGCATGAACTGCTCGATCTGCCTATTTAATAAGAAGTTGTT is drawn from Nicotiana tabacum cultivar K326 chromosome 22, ASM71507v2, whole genome shotgun sequence and contains these coding sequences:
- the LOC107818731 gene encoding ESCRT-related protein CHMP1A, whose translation is MGNAEKLMNQIMELKFTSKSLQRQARKCEKDEKAEKLKVKKAIEKGNMDGARIYAENAIRKRSEQMNYLRLSSRLDAVVARLDTQAKMATISKSMSSIVKSLESSLNTGNLQKMSETMDSFERQFVNMEVQAEFMESSMAGSTSLSTPEDQVGSLMQQVADDYGLEVSVGLPQPAAHAISSKNEEKVNEDDLSRRLAELKARG